TATAAAGTTAAAATATAGTGGATATTGCAGTCTCCGGCAGTAGGGATGACACCCTAAAGCCGGAGACTGTTTTAGATATTTTTACAATTGTCAGCCAATTGTAAGAAGATAGTTGTAGAAATAGCTGATGATACCAAGACCTATGATACCTGCAACACATATCCACATGCCCAGACGTTCCGAACAAGCTGAACGGAATGTAGCGATAGGCTGTTCGCTATCGTTGATGAACATCGCCTTGACAACAAGGAGATAGTAGTACAACGATATGATAGTGTTGATCAACGCAATGAGCACGAGCACATAAAGTGCCACCGACTCGGTTCCGTTAAGGGCGGATGTGAACACAAAGAACTTGCTGAAGAATCCTGCAAACGGAGGAATACCTGCCAGAGAGAACATTGCAAGCATCATTGTGAACGCCAAGCGGGGATTGGCCCTGTATAGACCGTTGTAATCGGTCATCAGAAGCTTGCCGGAAGCATTCTCAATAGCACCGATCACACCGAATGCAGCAAGATTGGAGAACACATATACAAGCACATAGAACATCAAGGCTGAGACTCCCATGGCATTGTCACCTATCACAGCAAGCATGATATATCCTGCCTGCGAAATAGAAGAGAACGCGAGGAAACGCTTCATGTTGACCTGTCGCATTGCAAAGAGGTTACCAACGGTAATAGTCAGCACAATCAGAGCATACAGCATCCACTCCCATGCTGCGGAGTAAAGGGTGCCGAACACCTGGGTAAGCACCACAAGGAACGCAAACGCGGCAGAGCCTTTGGATATCACCGAGAGATATGAGGTTACCGATGTGGGTGCACCCTGATATACGTCGGCTGTCCAAAGATGGAACGGAACAAGTGATATCTTGAATCCGAAACCTGCCATGACAAACGCAAGTGCCACTACCATCATTACTCCCATATTGGAGCTACAGAAAAGGGCTATGTCCGCATAGTAGAGCGAACCTGTGAGTCCGTACACATAAGAAAGACCCATCAGAAGCACAGCCGAGGAGAACACCGCGGTAAGCACATACTTGATGGCTGCCTCATGGCTCTCATAACGGTTTTTATCGAAAGCGACAAGTGCACACAAGGGG
The sequence above is drawn from the Duncaniella freteri genome and encodes:
- a CDS encoding NADH-quinone oxidoreductase subunit N; this encodes MDYSQFLALKQEIGLLIVFLLVFLYDTFAPRKSQGALPVISTVLMLVLTLWGFCPTVKADAVAFAGMYVSSPVMVAIKNILNVGVVIVMIQSIKWANSEFTSVRRGEFYELILLTLLGMYFMISSRHFLMFIIGLETASLPLCALVAFDKNRYESHEAAIKYVLTAVFSSAVLLMGLSYVYGLTGSLYYADIALFCSSNMGVMMVVALAFVMAGFGFKISLVPFHLWTADVYQGAPTSVTSYLSVISKGSAAFAFLVVLTQVFGTLYSAAWEWMLYALIVLTITVGNLFAMRQVNMKRFLAFSSISQAGYIMLAVIGDNAMGVSALMFYVLVYVFSNLAAFGVIGAIENASGKLLMTDYNGLYRANPRLAFTMMLAMFSLAGIPPFAGFFSKFFVFTSALNGTESVALYVLVLIALINTIISLYYYLLVVKAMFINDSEQPIATFRSACSERLGMWICVAGIIGLGIISYFYNYLLTIG